Proteins encoded by one window of Bacillota bacterium:
- a CDS encoding electron transfer flavoprotein subunit beta/FixA family protein, whose product MNIIVCIKQVPDPEQAKIDPKTGLVVRSGVKKILNPFDLYAIEAALRLKEAQGGKVTALSMGPPDAAEALKEAVSLGVDEAVLLSHRDFAGADTLATSYTLARAIERLSPFDLIVCGRQAIDGDTAQTGPGMAEQLGIPHVTEVRKILSVERAHLVVERIIEQGYATIRLPLPALITTVKELNEPRLPSLRGMMRAKKFQVPVWGPEDIGADPAKIGSRGSPTQVYRTFAPTVGVEGERLEGTPREQARALLEKLGLLH is encoded by the coding sequence TTGAATATTATAGTGTGCATCAAACAAGTGCCGGATCCGGAGCAGGCTAAGATCGATCCCAAGACGGGGTTAGTGGTCCGGAGCGGTGTGAAAAAGATTCTCAATCCCTTTGATCTTTACGCCATTGAGGCGGCCCTACGGCTGAAAGAGGCCCAGGGGGGCAAGGTCACCGCCTTGAGCATGGGTCCCCCCGATGCGGCGGAGGCCCTAAAGGAAGCTGTATCCCTAGGCGTAGATGAGGCGGTGTTATTAAGCCATCGGGACTTTGCCGGGGCCGATACCCTGGCCACTTCCTACACCCTGGCCCGGGCCATCGAAAGGCTAAGCCCCTTTGACTTAATAGTCTGTGGCCGGCAGGCCATCGATGGGGATACGGCCCAGACGGGACCGGGTATGGCGGAGCAGTTAGGGATCCCCCATGTGACCGAGGTCCGGAAGATCCTTTCGGTAGAGCGCGCTCATTTGGTGGTGGAACGGATCATTGAGCAGGGCTATGCCACCATCCGGCTGCCGCTGCCGGCCCTGATCACCACCGTGAAGGAGTTGAATGAGCCGCGGCTTCCTTCCCTGCGGGGGATGATGCGGGCCAAGAAGTTCCAGGTACCCGTCTGGGGTCCGGAAGACATCGGGGCGGATCCGGCGAAGATCGGCAGCCGGGGGTCACCCACCCAGGTGTACCGCACCTTTGCCCCTACGGTGGGGGTGGAGGGTGAGAGGTTGGAGGGGACGCCCCGGGAACAGGCCCGGGCTCTGCTGGAAAAATTGGGTCTATTACATTGA